ACTTGAACCCCCAACCGCTGGTTTTGGAGACCAGTGCTCTACCAATTGAGCTACGACCCTTTGTGGTTCTCCCCCAACCTACCGCATCCGAAGTGGTGCTCATCGGCGTGGTTGGTGAGGGCCAACGAGCAGAGAGTGTACGTGGTCAGGGCCGCCGCGTCGAACAGATAGCCCCGGCCGACTTCGCGCCGCCTTCCGGGACCGCCGCTTCCGGCCGCCGACGGGCCCCTCCCCCGGCGCCTTCCCCGACCCCTCGCCCGGCCGGCGCCCCGGCCCCCGTGCGGAGCCTCCGCGGCCGCTTCCCCGGCCGCTCGGGGAACAGGTGTCCGAGCCCGTGTCCGCTGGGCGAAACCCGTGCGCCCGGCCTCCGCGCGGTCTGGGACGATGGGCCGTATGAGCGCTGCAACTCCTCCGACCGAGCGCCGGGTCTCCGCCCGCATCGGCGCGATCTCCGAGTCCGCGACCCTCGCCGTCGACGCCAAGGCCAAGGCCCTCAAGGCCGCCGGGCGCCCGGTGATCGGCTTCGGCGCGGGCGAGCCCGACTTCCCGACGCCCGACTACATCGTCGAGGCGGCCGTGGAGGCCTGCCGCAACCCGAAGTACCACCGCTACACGCCGGCCGGCGGCCTGCCCGAGCTGAAGGCCGCCATCGCCGCGAAGACGCTGCGGGACTCCGGGTACGAGGTGGACCCCTCCCAGATCCTCGTCACCAACGGCGGCAAGCAGGCGATCTACGAGGCGTTCGCCGCGATCCTCGACCCGGGCGACGAGGTCATCGTCCCGGCCCCGTACTGGACGACGTACCCGGAGTCGATCCGGCTCGCGGGCGGCGTGCCGGTGGAGGTCGTCGCCGACGAGACCACCGGGTACCGCGTCTCCGTGGAGCAGCTGGAGGCGGCCCGTACGGAGCGCACCAAGGTCGTCCTGTTCGTGTCGCCGTCCAACCCGACGGGCGCCGTCTACACGCGCGAGGACGCCGAGGCGATCGGCCGCTGGGCGGTCGAGCACGGCCTGTGGGTGCTGACGGACGAGATCTACGAGCACCTCGTGTACGGCGACGCGACGTTCACCTCGCTGCCGGCGCTCGTGCCCGAGCTGCGCGACAAGTGCGTCGTGGTGAACGGCGTGGCGAAGACGTACGCGATGACGGGCTGGCGCGTCGGGTGGATCGTCGGCCCGAAGGACGTGGTGAAGGCCGCGACGAACCTCCAGTCGCACGCCACGTCCAACGTGTCGAACGTCGCCCAGGTGGCCGCGCTCGCCGCCGTCTCGGGGAACCTGGACGCGGTCGCGGAGATGCGCACGGCGTTCGACCGGCGCCGCCAGACGATCGTGCGGATGCTGAACGAGATCGACGGCGTGGTCTGCCCGACGCCGGAGGGCGCGTTCTACGCGTACCCGTCGGTGAAGGGGCTGCTCGGCAAGGACATCCGGGGCAAGCGCCCGCAGACGTCCGTGGAGCTGGCGGCGCTGATCCTGGACGAGGCCGAGGTCGCCGTCGTACCGGGTGAGGCGTTCGGTACGCCGGGCTACCTGCGGCTGTCCTACGCGCTGGGCGACGAGGACCTGGTCGAGGGCGTGTCGCGGATGCAGAAGCTGCTGGCGGAGGCGCGCGACTGACCTGGTTGGTATCAGGGACCTGTGCGGGCCCGGCCGAGCTCTTGGCCGGGCCCGTTCTTTCGTTCCCGGGGGTACCCGTTCGGCGAAAGGGGCTGTTTCGGGGCGCCGGTCTGCGGCAGGATCCACGAATGGAGCACGTCCGCGATCTGAAACTGCTGCCGAAGGCCCATCTGCATCTGCACTTCACGGGCTCGATGCGGCCGTCCACCCTGCTGGAGCTGGCCGACAAGTACGGCGTCCACCTGCCCGACGCGCTGACCGGCGGGGAGCCGCCGGACCTGCGGGCCACCGACGAGCGCGGCTGGTTCCGGTTCCAGCGGCTGTACGACATCGCCCGGTCGTGCCTGCGGGAGCCGGACGACATCCGGCGCCTGGTGCTGGAGGCCGCCGAGGAGGACGTACGGGACGGGTCGGGGTGGCTGGAGATCCAGGTGGACCCCACCTCGTACGCGCCGAGACTGGGCGGTCTCATCCCGGCGCTGGAGATCATCCTGGACGCGGTGCACGCGGCCTCGCGGGACACGGGCCTGGGGATCAGGGTCGTCGTGGCGGCCAACCGGATGAAGCACCCGCTGGACGCGCGCACGCTGGCCCGGCTGGCGGTGCGGTACGCGGACCGGGGCGTGGTCGGGTTCGGACTGTCGAACGACGAGCGGCGCGGGATGGCGCGGGACTTCGACCGGGCGTTCGCGATCGCGCGGGAGGGCGGGCTGCTGGCCGCGCCGCACGGCGGTGAGCTGACGGGCCCGGCGTCCGTACGGGACTGCTTGGACGATCTGCGGGCGGCGCGCATCGGGCACGGCGTACGGGCGGTGGAGGACCCGCGGCTGCTGCGGCGGCTCGCCGACAAGGGCGTGACCTGCGAGGTGTGCCCGGCGTCGAACGTGGCGCTCGGGGTGTACGAGAAGCCCGAGCACGTACCGCTGCGGACGTTGTTCGACGCGGGCGTGCCGTTGGCGCTGGGGGCGGACGACCCGCTGCTGTTCGGGGCGCGGCTGGCGGACCAGTACGAGATCGCGCGGCGCCACCACGGCTTCACGGACGCCGAGCTGGCGGAGCTGGCGCGGCAGTCGGTGCTGGGGTCGGTGGCGCCGGAGGACATCCGCGCGAAGCTGCTGTCCGGGATCGACGCGTGGCTGGCCCAGGGGTGAGCGGCGCGGGGCCGTACGGCAGGGGCGGGCGGGGCTGAGCGGCGCGACGCTGTGCCGGTTGGCGGGGCTGGGCGGCGCCGCGCCCTGCCGGGTGGCGGGGTGGCGGGCGGTCAGGCGATGCCGGTGAGCAGGGTGCGGGCGAGGGCGGCGGCGAAGGTGTCCACGTCCTGCGGAGGCTCCTTGCCGACGGTCGCGTCGTAGGCGAAGGCGCGCTGGGCGCAGGCGCCGAGGAGCAGGGACGCGGCGGCGAAGGTGTCGGCGCCGGGGCTGATGCGGCCGGCGTCGCGCTCGACGCGGAGGTAGGCGTCGAGGGCCTCGATGGGGGTGTGCGGGCCGGTGCCCATGTCCCGCATGGCCTGGTAGTGGCGGGCCTTGAGCCGGGTCTCGGCGTACAGCGACGCGGCGATCGGGAAGCTCTCGGCGTAGAAGAGGGCGGCCTGGCTGGCGATCTCGGTGAGGTTCCGCTCGACGCTGCGGCCGTCGGCGCCCGGGTCGGCGGCGAGCCGGTCGATGAGGGGGCCCAGCGTGGGGAGGCGCTCCCGCAGGACGGCGGCGAACAGCTCCTCCTTGCTCGCGTAGTACTTGTAGAGCGCCGCCTCGGAGCACTCGGCCGCCCTGGCGATCTCCTTGGTCGTGGTGCGGGCGAGGCCGACCGTGCGCCACAGGTCGTGGGCGGCGTCGAGGATCCGTTCCCGTGCGGGCTTCATGGGCGGCTCCGGGCTTGCGCTTGACGGTGAGTGTGTACTCACCCACCCTAGTGGTGAGTGAACGCTCACCACCACCCTCCGCACGCGCTCCGGGAGGACGCCATGAGGATCACCGTGTTCGGCGCGACGGGCGGCATCGGCCGCGAGATCGTCCGCCAGGCCCTGGACGCGGGCCACCACGTCACGGCGGTGGTCCGCGACCCGTCCCGGCTGCCCGCGCGGGCCGAGCGGCACAACGGCCGACTGGAGGTCGTCACGGCGGCGCACATGGACGACCCGGAGGCGCTGCGGCCCGCCGTGGCGGGGCGGGACGCGGTCCTGTCGGGGCTGGGGCCGCGCGCCCGCGCCCAGGTGGGCATCGCCTCGTCGCTGACCCGGGCGGTGCTGCGGGCGATGGAGGCGGAGGGGGCGCGGCGGTTCCTCGCGGTGAGCGCCGCGCCGCTGGGTCCCGTACCGGAGGGCGAGACGCTGGCGCTGCGGCTGATGACGCCGGTCGTGTCGCGGGTCCTGCGGCCGCACTACGACGACCTGCGGGACATGGAGGCGGCGATGCGCGAGAGCGGCACGGACTGGACGGCGGTGCGCCCGCCGCGACTGGTGGACACGCCGCTGACGGGGCGGTACCGGACGGTGCTGGACGGCAACCCGCGCGGCGGCGCCAGGATCGCGCGGGCCGATGTGGCCCACGCGATGCTGGCGCTGACGACGGACCCGGCGACGGTGCGGCGCGCGGTGGGGGTGGCGTACTAGCCGGGGGCTGTACTGGCGGGGGCGTACTGGCGGTGGGCGTACTGGCGGGGCGTCAGGGCGTACTAGCGGGCCGTGTCGCGCGCGATGTGCTCCAGCGTGGCGAGCGTGTCGGTGCAGCGGCTCCGGTACGTGTCGTCGCCCCGGTCCACGGGGCGGTACGCCGAGACGTCGGCGCCCGGCTCGGTCAGCGGGTTCTCCGTCGTCACCTGGAGCCGTCCGTCGACGGTGCGGGCGTACGCGGCGATCGGCAGGCGGTGCGGCAGGGACAGGAGCGCCCCCGGCGGGAACGGGGCGTCGGCCTCCCACAGCCGCCCGGCGAAGGCGACGTACCGCCGGTCGCAGGCCGTCGGCCAGTCGAACGCGTACACGACGCCTTCCTCGGGCTTCGCGGGGCCGACCGTCGCGGCGGGCGTGTCGGAGTACCGGCGGGGGGGCTCCTGGACCAGGCACGGCGGCGTCGTGCCTTCAAGTGGCCGGAAGACGATCCCGCGCGGGCCGGGCCCTTCGGACTCGAAGACGGCCGTGGGCGCCTGGCCGGGCGCGGTCGCCAGGCGCATGAAGCCGCGGGCGCGGTCCGTGACCCATGAGGCCGCCCGGTCGACGGCGGGTGCCTCCCACACGCGCCCGCCGAAGACGGCGTACCGCATGCCGCAGACCGCCGACAGGTCGTAGCGGTAGCGGACGTGGGGCACGGGGTCGCGGCGCGGCCCGGAGTCCAGGGCGCCGCCCTCGGCGGACGGGGGCCGCGGGAGATGGACCCCGCCGGGCGCGGCGGTGGCCATCAGGTCGTCCGGGCCGCCCGTACGGGAGGCCGGGGCGGACCCCTCGGTGGCCGTCGCGGACCGCTCGGCGGCTGTTGTCGGGGCGTCGTCGGGCCCCGAGGCCGTCCAGCGCAACCCCAGCACCGAACCGGCCGCCACCAGCGTCGTCGCCGCCCCGGCGGCCAGCGCGCGCCTCCGGTGGCGGGTGCGGCGGCCGCGGGCGACCAGCGCGCCGGTCGGCGGCGGCGCCTCGGCCGTGCCGTCGTCGTCCGCGAGCGCCCGCAGGCCCCGCCGCAGCTCGTCCTCGTCGTGGTGGTTCATCGCGTGCCCCTTCCCGCGTAACCGGCGAGGGCGCCCGTGGCCCGCAGCCGCTCCAAGGCCCTGTTGGTCCGGCTCTTGACCGTCCCGGGCGAACAGCCGAGCAGCTCGGCCGTCTCCTCCACCGACAGGTCCTCGTAGAAGCGGAGCACCACCACGGCACGCTGGGCTCGCGGCAGGGCGCGCAGGGCGCGGGCCAGCTCCAGCCGCGTGTCGGCGCCGCCCGCCATGTCCCCGCCGTCCGCCACGGCCGCGCCCTCGCCGCCGGGGTGGGCGGTCTCGGTGTGCCAGCGGCGGCGCCGCCAGGTCGCGTACAGGTTGACGACGACCTTGCGCGCGTACGCCTGCGGGGACGCCCAGCTGCCGGACCTGCCCCAGCGGAGGTAGACCTTGACCAGCGCGGCCTGCACGAGGTCCTCGGCGGCATGCCGGTCACCCGTGAGGAGGCGGGCGGTGCGCAGCAGCGACGCGTACGACGCCTCGGTGAACTCCGTGAAGTCCTGATCGTGCGCCGTGGCCATGCCCGTCGTCACCGGTGATCCCCTCGACCAGCGTGTGGTGGTCCCGGTCCGTGTCCCGAGGCACCCTGTCACCCACTCGACAACTTGGGGGATCGGCGGGGTTCCGTCTTTTTCGCGGCAGCGGGCCACGGGCCCTGCTCGGGGGCCGGGGGGCCGGGGCCTGAGGTCCCGGCCCCGGGCCCCGACGGGTCAGAGACTGACGCCGACCGTCACCGGCTCGTTGACCAGCGTGACGCCGAACGCGTCCCGCACCCCGGCGACGACCTCGCGGGCGAGGGCGAGGAGGTCCTCGGTGGTGGCGTCGCCCCGGTTGGTGAGGGCGAGGGTGTGCTTGGTGGAGATGCGGGCGGGCCCGGTGCCGTATCCCTTGGTGAACCCGGCCTTGTCGATCAGCCAAGCCGCCGACGTCTTGGTCCTGCCCTCCCCCGCCGGGTAGGCGGGCGGGGCCGTGTCGGGGCCGAGGCGGTCGCGTACGCGGTCGAGGAAGGCGGCGTACTCGGCGTCGTCGAGGATCGGGTTGGTGAAGAACGACCCGGCGGACCAGGTGTCGTGGTCGTCGGGGTCGAGGACCATGCCCTTGCCCGCGCGCAGGTCCAGGACGGCCTCGCGGGCGGCGGCCACGGGGACGCGGTCGCCGG
This genomic window from Streptomyces thermolilacinus SPC6 contains:
- a CDS encoding SigE family RNA polymerase sigma factor produces the protein MTTGMATAHDQDFTEFTEASYASLLRTARLLTGDRHAAEDLVQAALVKVYLRWGRSGSWASPQAYARKVVVNLYATWRRRRWHTETAHPGGEGAAVADGGDMAGGADTRLELARALRALPRAQRAVVVLRFYEDLSVEETAELLGCSPGTVKSRTNRALERLRATGALAGYAGRGTR
- a CDS encoding pyridoxal phosphate-dependent aminotransferase; this translates as MSAATPPTERRVSARIGAISESATLAVDAKAKALKAAGRPVIGFGAGEPDFPTPDYIVEAAVEACRNPKYHRYTPAGGLPELKAAIAAKTLRDSGYEVDPSQILVTNGGKQAIYEAFAAILDPGDEVIVPAPYWTTYPESIRLAGGVPVEVVADETTGYRVSVEQLEAARTERTKVVLFVSPSNPTGAVYTREDAEAIGRWAVEHGLWVLTDEIYEHLVYGDATFTSLPALVPELRDKCVVVNGVAKTYAMTGWRVGWIVGPKDVVKAATNLQSHATSNVSNVAQVAALAAVSGNLDAVAEMRTAFDRRRQTIVRMLNEIDGVVCPTPEGAFYAYPSVKGLLGKDIRGKRPQTSVELAALILDEAEVAVVPGEAFGTPGYLRLSYALGDEDLVEGVSRMQKLLAEARD
- a CDS encoding adenosine deaminase, which gives rise to MEHVRDLKLLPKAHLHLHFTGSMRPSTLLELADKYGVHLPDALTGGEPPDLRATDERGWFRFQRLYDIARSCLREPDDIRRLVLEAAEEDVRDGSGWLEIQVDPTSYAPRLGGLIPALEIILDAVHAASRDTGLGIRVVVAANRMKHPLDARTLARLAVRYADRGVVGFGLSNDERRGMARDFDRAFAIAREGGLLAAPHGGELTGPASVRDCLDDLRAARIGHGVRAVEDPRLLRRLADKGVTCEVCPASNVALGVYEKPEHVPLRTLFDAGVPLALGADDPLLFGARLADQYEIARRHHGFTDAELAELARQSVLGSVAPEDIRAKLLSGIDAWLAQG
- a CDS encoding NAD(P)-dependent oxidoreductase, translating into MRITVFGATGGIGREIVRQALDAGHHVTAVVRDPSRLPARAERHNGRLEVVTAAHMDDPEALRPAVAGRDAVLSGLGPRARAQVGIASSLTRAVLRAMEAEGARRFLAVSAAPLGPVPEGETLALRLMTPVVSRVLRPHYDDLRDMEAAMRESGTDWTAVRPPRLVDTPLTGRYRTVLDGNPRGGARIARADVAHAMLALTTDPATVRRAVGVAY
- a CDS encoding TetR/AcrR family transcriptional regulator, with product MKPARERILDAAHDLWRTVGLARTTTKEIARAAECSEAALYKYYASKEELFAAVLRERLPTLGPLIDRLAADPGADGRSVERNLTEIASQAALFYAESFPIAASLYAETRLKARHYQAMRDMGTGPHTPIEALDAYLRVERDAGRISPGADTFAAASLLLGACAQRAFAYDATVGKEPPQDVDTFAAALARTLLTGIA